The following coding sequences are from one Brienomyrus brachyistius isolate T26 chromosome 2, BBRACH_0.4, whole genome shotgun sequence window:
- the rorb gene encoding nuclear receptor ROR-beta: protein MRAQIEVIPCKICGDKSSGIHYGVITCEGCKGFFRRSQQNNASYSCPRQRNCLIDRTNRNRCQHCRLQKCLALGMSRDAVKFGRMSKKQRDSLYAEVQKHQQRLQEQRQQQNGEAEALARVYTSSISTGLSNLNTEIGGTYANGHIIDLPKAQAGTGFYSVDSTQPSPDQSGLDMSGMKQIKQEPIYDLTPVPNLFTYSSYPDGQLAPGVSMSELDRIAQNIIKSHLETCQYTAEELQQLAWQTHTYEEVKLYQSKTRDMLWQQCAIQITHAIQYVVEFAKRITGFMELCQNDQILLLKSGCLEVVLVRMCRAFNPLNNTVLFEGKYGGMQMFKALGCDDLVSAVFEFAKSLCSLQLTEEEIALFSAAVLISTDRPWLIEPRKVQKLQEKIYFALQHVMQKNHLDEDALAKLISRIPTLSVLCTLHTEELQAFQQSHPETVNMLFPPLYKELFNPDSSCGTK, encoded by the exons CCCAAATTGAAGTTATACCATGCAAAATCTGTGGAGACAAGTCATCTGGAATCCACTACGGGGTCATTACATGTGAAGGCTGCAAG GGATTCTTCCGAAGGAGCCAGCAGAATAATGCTTCATATTCCTGCCCTCGTCAGAGAAACTGCTTAATCGACAGGACGAATCGAAATCGATGCCAGCACTGCCGCCTGCAGAAGTGTCTCGCCCTGGGAATGTCAAGAGATG CGGTGAAGTTCGGGCGAATGTCGAAGAAGCAGCGGGACAGCCTGTACGCGGAGGTGCAGAAGCACCAGCAGCGGCTGCAGGAGCAGCGGCAGCAGCAGAATGGAGAGGCGGAGGCCCTCGCCCGCGTCTACACCAGCAGCATCAGCACCGGCCTCAGCAACCTCAACACGGAGATCGGCGGCACCTACGCCAACGGACACATCATCGACTTGCCCAAGGCGCAGGCCGGCACCGGCTTCTACAGCGTGGACTCCACACAGCCGTCCCCGGACCAGTCCGGCCTCGACATGTCCGGGATGAAGCAGATCAAACAGGAGCCCATTTACGACCTGACGCCTGTACCCAATCTATTTACGTACAGTTCGTACCCAGATGGACAGCTGGCGCCTGGCGTCTCCATGTCTGAGTTAG ATCGAATCGCACAGAACATCATAAAGTCTCACCTGGAGACGTGTCAGTACACGgcggaggagctgcagcagctGGCCTGGCAGACGCACACGTACGAGGAGGTCAAGCTGTATCAGAGTAAG ACGCGGGATATGCTCTGGCAGCAGTGCGCGATCCAGATCACTCACGCAATACAGTACGTGGTGGAATTTGCCAAACGCATCACGGGCTTCATGGAGCTCTGTCAAAACGACCAAATCCTCCTTCTCAAATCAG GTTGTCTGGAGGTGGTCCTGGTGAGGATGTGCCGAGCATTCAATCCACTGAACAACACCGTGCTCTTTGAGGGAAAGTATGGAGGCATGCAGATGTTCAAGGCTCTAG GGTGTGACGACCTCGTCAGTGCGGTCTTCGAGTTTGCCAAGAGCCTGTGCTCCCTGCagctgacggaggaggagataGCCCTGTTCTCTGCCGCGGTTCTCATCTCCACAG ATCGGCCCTGGCTCATCGAGCCACGAAAGGTGCAGAAACTCCAGGAGAAGATCTACTTTGCCCTGCAACACGTCATGCAGAAGAACCACCTGGACGAGGACGCCCTGGCAAAA CTGATTTCCAGAATCCCCACACTGTCGGTGCTGTGCACGCTGCACACGGAGGAGCTGCAGGCGTTCCAGCAGTCGCATCCTGAGACAGTGAACATGCTCTTCCCGCCTCTCT